One genomic window of Malaciobacter molluscorum LMG 25693 includes the following:
- a CDS encoding SHOCT domain-containing protein → MYGYVNMPMFPGFFMFIFCLVLVAFLFFYFSKKETPKESETALDILKKRLAKGEISLEEYEKLKKTIE, encoded by the coding sequence ATGTATGGATATGTAAATATGCCCATGTTCCCTGGATTTTTTATGTTTATTTTTTGTCTTGTATTGGTGGCTTTTTTATTTTTTTATTTCTCAAAAAAAGAGACACCAAAAGAGTCAGAAACTGCACTTGATATACTAAAAAAAAGACTTGCTAAAGGTGAGATAAGCCTAGAAGAGTATGAAAAACTAAAAAAAACAATAGAATAA
- a CDS encoding EAL domain-containing protein, whose product MQISILTIEDFNLSDKLKKEVDYNLINTKKVKDFFKEIKRGIFDFVILDLCFIKKHKEKFLNRVAESTPTNTKIIVLDSEHDMKRRNFTSKYKVVDHFSKNLSKRALASNINKIIKSVLSNNDNTILVVDDSISILKTMNSVLSVKNYNIFLSSNVTDALTIIKEQKIDLIFTDLEMPKTDGITFIEILKRNKATRDIPILVVSGSENKDNFIKALKLGAIDYIRKPFIHEEILLKADLHIKHSKQIQKLANQSKELSEYKRVLNESDIVTKTNKRGIVTYANENFINISGFSKDELLSKPHNILRHFDIPRVVFDDLWQTIKDKKTYKGIIKNKKKNGDTYYVDATITPILDISGNIKEIIGIRHDVSEIMSSKKLLLDDLKYVEEPVLIFLKIINYNLLKDFYSEIIMYEFKQEFTKRILDYFPKTSGLKKVYNLGEGYFALLKNQEVDIRKINALLREVVYNFSEKGIMFKDLVYDIKICFSYSDKKENIYDDVSLGIEHAIKTSNSIVYAKNFYIKRQIEAKSKLRTLQLVKDALENKQSYFESFFQAIVDNKTQAIVKYESLVRLNKNDEIITPFHFLDLSKKTGYYTNITKQTIKNSFKTLKKTNKDISINISASDITNNEIKTLLLKLISKKEFKGRVTFELLEDENINEINIVKDFISMSKLIGDVKIAIDDFGSGYSNFERLLKFQPDFLKIDGSLIRNITTNPFSQNLVESIVLFAKKQNIKLIAEFVENEQIYKKVKELGIDYSQGYYFHKPCRL is encoded by the coding sequence TTGCAAATAAGTATCTTAACAATTGAAGATTTTAATTTATCAGATAAGCTTAAAAAAGAAGTAGATTATAATTTAATAAATACAAAAAAAGTAAAAGATTTTTTTAAAGAGATTAAAAGAGGTATTTTTGATTTTGTTATATTGGATTTATGTTTTATAAAAAAACATAAAGAGAAGTTTTTAAATAGAGTTGCTGAATCTACACCAACTAATACTAAAATAATAGTTTTAGATAGTGAACATGATATGAAAAGAAGAAATTTTACTTCAAAGTATAAAGTAGTAGATCACTTTTCAAAAAACTTATCAAAAAGAGCTTTAGCAAGTAATATAAATAAGATAATAAAATCAGTATTAAGTAACAATGATAATACAATATTAGTAGTGGATGATTCTATATCTATTTTAAAGACTATGAACAGTGTACTTAGTGTAAAAAATTACAATATTTTTTTATCTTCAAATGTGACTGATGCACTAACAATCATAAAAGAACAAAAAATTGATTTGATATTTACAGATTTAGAGATGCCAAAAACCGATGGTATTACTTTTATTGAAATCCTAAAAAGAAATAAGGCTACAAGAGATATACCTATTTTAGTAGTATCAGGAAGTGAAAATAAAGATAATTTTATAAAAGCTTTGAAGTTAGGAGCTATTGATTATATAAGAAAACCTTTTATTCACGAAGAGATACTTTTAAAAGCTGATTTGCATATAAAACATTCAAAACAGATACAAAAGTTAGCAAATCAATCTAAAGAATTAAGCGAATACAAAAGAGTTCTAAATGAAAGTGATATTGTAACAAAGACAAATAAAAGAGGTATAGTAACTTATGCAAATGAAAACTTTATAAATATATCGGGCTTTTCAAAAGATGAGTTACTCTCAAAACCACACAATATTTTGAGACATTTTGATATACCTCGAGTGGTTTTTGATGATCTGTGGCAAACAATAAAAGATAAAAAAACATACAAAGGTATTATAAAAAATAAGAAAAAAAATGGTGATACTTATTATGTAGATGCGACAATCACTCCTATTTTAGATATAAGTGGGAATATAAAAGAGATAATAGGTATAAGACACGATGTATCTGAAATAATGAGTTCTAAAAAACTTCTTCTTGATGATTTAAAATATGTGGAAGAACCTGTTTTGATATTTTTAAAAATCATAAACTATAACTTACTAAAAGATTTTTATTCTGAGATAATTATGTATGAATTCAAACAAGAATTTACTAAAAGAATTTTAGATTATTTTCCTAAAACAAGTGGATTAAAAAAAGTTTATAATCTTGGAGAAGGGTATTTTGCATTACTTAAAAATCAAGAAGTAGATATAAGAAAAATAAACGCACTTTTAAGAGAAGTAGTTTATAACTTTTCCGAAAAAGGAATTATGTTTAAAGATTTAGTTTATGATATAAAAATCTGTTTTAGTTATTCTGATAAAAAAGAAAATATTTATGATGATGTGAGTTTGGGAATAGAACATGCTATAAAAACATCAAATTCAATAGTATATGCAAAAAACTTCTATATAAAAAGACAAATAGAAGCTAAAAGTAAACTAAGAACACTTCAGTTAGTAAAAGATGCACTTGAAAATAAACAGAGTTACTTTGAGTCCTTTTTTCAAGCAATAGTAGATAATAAAACACAAGCAATAGTGAAATATGAGTCATTGGTAAGATTAAATAAAAATGATGAAATAATAACTCCATTTCATTTTTTAGACTTATCTAAAAAGACAGGGTATTATACAAATATAACAAAACAGACTATTAAAAACTCTTTTAAAACTTTGAAAAAAACAAATAAAGATATAAGTATAAATATTTCTGCTTCAGATATAACAAACAATGAAATAAAAACTCTTTTACTTAAACTTATTTCAAAAAAAGAGTTTAAAGGAAGAGTTACTTTTGAATTACTTGAAGATGAAAATATAAATGAGATAAATATTGTGAAAGATTTTATATCTATGTCAAAACTAATAGGTGATGTAAAAATAGCAATAGATGACTTTGGTAGTGGATATTCAAATTTTGAGAGATTGCTTAAGTTTCAACCTGATTTTTTGAAAATAGATGGCTCTTTGATAAGAAATATCACAACAAACCCTTTTTCTCAAAATCTAGTAGAATCAATAGTGCTTTTTGCAAAAAAACAAAATATCAAACTAATAGCTGAGTTTGTGGAAAATGAACAGATATATAAAAAAGTAAAAGAGTTGGGAATTGATTATTCACAAGGATATTATTTTCATAAACCTTGTAGATTATAA
- a CDS encoding methyl-accepting chemotaxis protein: protein MSIKGKFIGLGVSVIMGIICILLVDMYSLSQINKLDNAHQFVNELKTEQLNLRKYEKDFITRKDLVYKDQFLKVYKGADKIVKELNKILKEFDISTKDTITFKNILEKYKNLFLNIVKLDTQKGLSSSDGLYDVLRQSVHKVETYAKESNDYKLLALIYDLRKDEKDFMLRLDENYITLFTKKIDTLLKSIENEQMKNYLITYKKDFLAICKIEKLKGLGEETGLLKQLRDTIHMTEKSIKDLDEAVKEKIDNEIDEMEILSIVLTIIIICFMVIVLLILARDILTNLGKFEIGLKKFFDYINRETQTFELLSVKGKDEFAKMAHSINENIKKIDEGIQQDNKAVSDAVDIVEKIKKGHIDIQLTTQANNPQLIQLRDTLNVMLENIKINIDSVSVVLKEYSNYKFVNKVNTKGVEGYMLDFINNVNFLTDEISSLLKKSLLIGVALDKASNNLISNVDTLNISSNEAAASLEETAAALEEITSTIVNNSENVEKMTSFTNELTNSANEGQTLANKTTVAMDEINNQVKSIEEAISVIDQIAFQTNILSLNAAVEAATAGEAGKGFAVVAQEVRNLASRSAQAAKEIKHIVENATIKANEGKSASDEMIKGYIALLKNIENSNEMIQEIANASKEQETGITQINDAITQLDQQTQQNASIATQTEEVAKETDKIAKEIVSDASAKEFLGKDSIKIPNINNSFKENKIKQTVKKEETIKPKKNDVITSKTDDNEWESF from the coding sequence ATGAGTATTAAAGGTAAATTTATTGGCTTAGGTGTTAGTGTGATTATGGGTATTATTTGTATATTATTAGTAGATATGTATAGTCTATCTCAAATAAATAAATTAGATAATGCGCATCAATTTGTAAATGAGTTAAAAACTGAACAACTTAATCTGAGGAAATATGAAAAAGATTTTATAACAAGAAAAGATTTAGTTTATAAAGATCAGTTTTTAAAAGTATATAAAGGTGCTGATAAAATAGTAAAAGAATTAAACAAGATATTAAAAGAGTTTGATATTTCTACCAAAGATACTATAACTTTCAAAAATATCTTAGAAAAATATAAAAATCTATTTTTAAATATAGTGAAATTAGATACCCAAAAGGGATTGTCTTCTAGTGATGGATTGTATGATGTGTTAAGACAATCAGTACATAAAGTTGAAACCTATGCAAAAGAATCAAATGATTATAAATTATTAGCATTGATTTATGATTTGAGAAAAGATGAAAAAGATTTTATGTTAAGGTTAGATGAAAATTATATAACATTGTTCACAAAAAAAATAGATACTTTACTAAAAAGTATTGAAAATGAACAGATGAAGAATTATTTGATAACATATAAAAAAGATTTTTTAGCAATATGTAAAATAGAAAAATTAAAGGGATTAGGTGAAGAAACAGGACTTTTAAAACAATTAAGAGATACTATTCATATGACTGAAAAATCTATAAAAGATCTAGATGAAGCAGTAAAAGAGAAAATAGATAATGAAATAGATGAAATGGAAATCTTATCTATTGTATTAACTATAATAATTATTTGTTTTATGGTCATAGTTTTACTTATTTTAGCTAGAGATATATTAACTAATTTAGGTAAATTTGAAATAGGATTAAAAAAATTCTTTGATTATATAAATAGAGAAACACAAACTTTTGAATTACTAAGTGTAAAAGGTAAAGATGAGTTTGCAAAAATGGCACATAGCATAAATGAAAATATAAAAAAGATTGATGAAGGAATACAACAAGACAATAAAGCAGTAAGCGATGCTGTTGATATAGTTGAAAAGATAAAAAAAGGTCATATTGATATTCAACTTACAACACAAGCAAATAATCCTCAATTAATACAATTAAGAGATACTTTAAATGTAATGTTAGAAAATATAAAGATTAATATTGATTCTGTATCTGTTGTATTAAAAGAGTATAGTAACTATAAATTTGTAAATAAAGTAAATACAAAAGGTGTAGAAGGTTATATGTTAGATTTTATAAATAATGTAAACTTTTTAACTGATGAAATATCAAGCTTACTTAAAAAATCTTTATTAATAGGTGTAGCATTAGATAAAGCATCAAATAACCTAATATCAAATGTAGATACTTTAAATATAAGTTCAAATGAAGCAGCAGCAAGTCTTGAAGAGACAGCAGCAGCATTAGAAGAGATAACAAGTACAATAGTAAATAATTCTGAAAATGTAGAAAAAATGACTTCGTTTACAAATGAACTTACAAATTCTGCAAATGAAGGACAAACATTAGCAAATAAAACAACAGTTGCAATGGATGAGATAAATAATCAAGTAAAATCAATAGAAGAAGCTATAAGTGTAATAGACCAAATAGCATTTCAAACAAATATACTTTCACTTAATGCAGCAGTAGAAGCAGCAACAGCAGGTGAAGCTGGAAAAGGGTTTGCTGTTGTAGCACAAGAAGTAAGAAATCTAGCAAGTAGAAGTGCTCAAGCGGCAAAAGAAATAAAACATATAGTAGAAAATGCAACAATAAAAGCAAATGAAGGTAAAAGTGCAAGTGATGAGATGATAAAAGGTTATATTGCATTACTTAAAAATATAGAAAATTCAAATGAAATGATACAAGAAATTGCAAATGCTAGTAAAGAGCAAGAGACTGGAATCACTCAAATAAATGACGCAATAACGCAACTTGATCAACAAACACAACAAAATGCTTCAATAGCAACACAAACAGAAGAAGTAGCAAAAGAGACTGATAAAATAGCAAAAGAGATAGTATCAGATGCAAGTGCAAAAGAGTTTTTAGGAAAAGATAGTATAAAAATACCAAATATTAATAATAGTTTCAAAGAAAATAAGATAAAACAAACAGTTAAAAAAGAAGAAACAATCAAACCTAAAAAAAATGATGTAATAACTTCAAAAACAGATGATAATGAGTGGGAAAGCTTCTAG
- a CDS encoding helix-turn-helix domain-containing protein — protein MLEDKPQIFLDKIVEKVKEERKKRNISQLRLASILDFSSPNYIAKIETRKHNVSYNLVHLCKIAQAFDMEVVDFIPKKIN, from the coding sequence TTGCTTGAAGATAAACCTCAAATTTTCTTAGATAAAATTGTCGAAAAAGTGAAAGAAGAAAGAAAAAAAAGAAATATTAGTCAATTAAGATTAGCTTCCATTTTAGATTTTAGTTCTCCAAACTATATTGCTAAAATCGAAACTAGAAAACATAATGTTTCATATAATTTGGTTCATTTGTGTAAAATTGCACAAGCTTTTGATATGGAAGTTGTAGATTTTATTCCTAAAAAAATAAACTAA
- a CDS encoding TIGR02757 family protein — MQDIKKLLDSEVCNRNNNCELSYDKPDPLLVASRYKDEYAILLCALFGYGKASLIVKFLDSLDFTLLTQNEKIIDKELNNYYYRFQNSIDIKMIFKTFRRLKQIDSLNNIFFDAYKKENNILEGIDALIEIIYKVANYNSQGFTFLVSNRLKRDKTQTIKYIGNAPYKRWNMFLRWMVRSDNLDLGLWEKIDKKDLLIPLDTHTFKVSQKLKLLNRKTYDLMSVVQLTNKLKEFDKTDPVKYDFALYRIGQEKLM; from the coding sequence AGATAGTGAAGTTTGCAATAGAAATAACAATTGTGAATTATCATATGATAAACCAGATCCACTATTAGTTGCAAGTAGATATAAAGATGAATATGCAATATTACTTTGTGCACTTTTTGGTTATGGCAAAGCATCTCTTATTGTGAAATTTTTAGATAGTTTAGATTTTACTTTACTAACTCAAAATGAAAAAATAATAGATAAAGAACTTAATAACTATTATTATAGATTTCAAAATAGTATTGATATAAAAATGATATTTAAAACTTTTAGAAGACTAAAACAAATCGATAGTTTAAATAATATATTTTTTGATGCTTATAAAAAAGAAAATAACATTTTAGAAGGTATTGATGCTTTAATAGAAATAATTTATAAAGTTGCAAATTATAATTCTCAAGGATTTACTTTTTTAGTATCAAATAGATTAAAAAGAGACAAAACACAAACTATAAAATATATAGGAAATGCGCCATACAAAAGATGGAATATGTTTTTGCGATGGATGGTGAGAAGTGATAACTTGGATTTAGGATTATGGGAAAAGATAGATAAAAAAGACTTATTAATTCCTTTAGATACTCATACTTTTAAAGTTTCTCAAAAACTTAAACTTCTAAATAGAAAAACATATGATCTTATGTCTGTAGTACAACTAACCAATAAATTAAAAGAGTTTGATAAAACTGATCCAGTTAAATACGATTTTGCTTTATATAGAATCGGTCAAGAGAAACTAATGTAA